The Bacteroidota bacterium genome window below encodes:
- a CDS encoding 4a-hydroxytetrahydrobiopterin dehydratase translates to MEKLTKPEIQENLDLIDSGWSHEGDFIKKEFQFKDFLQAFSFMTAIAAEAEKMNHHPNWENVYNKVKIALSTHDAGGVSLKDFELASKIDSILKTRQ, encoded by the coding sequence ATGGAAAAACTCACAAAACCCGAAATCCAGGAAAACCTCGACCTGATCGATTCAGGCTGGTCGCATGAAGGAGATTTTATTAAAAAAGAATTTCAATTCAAAGATTTCTTACAGGCATTTTCATTTATGACTGCTATTGCTGCAGAAGCAGAAAAAATGAATCATCATCCGAATTGGGAAAACGTATATAACAAAGTTAAGATTGCTCTCAGTACGCACGATGCCGGTGGAGTTAGTTTAAAAGATTTCGAATTGGCTTCGAAA
- a CDS encoding YbjQ family protein, producing the protein MNQLTMITTSTSLEGYKVVKQLGLVRGITVRSRSVLGNLAGGFMTIFGGRSTIYTELCEKTREEALQLMIKHGQEMGANAIINMRYDANEVMSGLTEVLAYGTAVVVEKVN; encoded by the coding sequence ATGAATCAACTTACAATGATCACTACAAGTACTTCCTTAGAAGGCTACAAAGTAGTTAAGCAATTAGGATTAGTCAGAGGGATCACCGTGCGCTCCAGAAGCGTGCTTGGCAATCTGGCAGGCGGCTTTATGACCATCTTCGGTGGCAGAAGCACCATTTATACAGAACTCTGCGAAAAGACCCGCGAAGAAGCGTTGCAACTAATGATCAAGCACGGACAAGAAATGGGAGCAAATGCAATCATCAACATGCGATACGATGCTAATGAAGTCATGAGCGGACTCACGGAAGTTTTGGCATATGGCACCGCAGTAGTTGTTGAGAAAGTCAATTGA
- a CDS encoding T9SS type A sorting domain-containing protein: protein MVILGKSVPLISCGISCGYIVLECPADLIHVSDQKVFPEVLKNNSNKVSIYPNPARSVTRVSTGLENYLLEIFDCTGKLVLSFENMNDDQSIDIEKLKAGVYFCRISKDNFIQTSRLVVN from the coding sequence GTGGTAATTTTAGGTAAAAGTGTACCGCTTATATCATGTGGTATATCCTGCGGGTACATTGTGCTTGAATGTCCGGCTGATTTAATACATGTTTCAGATCAGAAAGTTTTTCCCGAGGTTTTAAAAAATAATTCAAACAAAGTATCTATCTATCCTAATCCTGCAAGAAGTGTTACTAGAGTTAGCACAGGATTAGAAAATTATTTACTTGAAATTTTTGATTGTACAGGTAAACTGGTTCTCAGTTTTGAAAACATGAATGATGATCAGTCAATTGACATAGAAAAACTTAAGGCAGGAGTTTACTTCTGCAGGATATCCAAAGACAACTTCATTCAGACAAGCAGACTTGTTGTCAATTGA